In Solenopsis invicta isolate M01_SB chromosome 1, UNIL_Sinv_3.0, whole genome shotgun sequence, one genomic interval encodes:
- the LOC120358784 gene encoding uncharacterized protein LOC120358784, translating to MVDILNVKGEPIFDDRIIKMETHTYNPYANTTFGNSDEIRIPIQQQDLYTLPCESFLYIEGRLTTKNVNANTPVLGFNCVGYMFDEIRYELNGVEIDRSRNVGMTSMMKTYVSMSELNIRNLLHAGFPYGDRIETFDGYFNFCIPLNVLLGFCEDYKHVIVNARHELILIRARNDNNCLVGDPAMEPKLELFKVQWRMPHVMLNEVNKLSMLRTLQSGRYLSVSFRSWDLYEYPLLPSTTKHSWAVKTATQLEKPRYVIFALQTNRKNIMRADKRYLDTSKITNVKLYLNSEFYPYDDLNLDFGKGKYALLYDMYARFRPSYYQHKCLEPMFDVAAFRSYAMAVIDCSQQNESIKSATVDVRLEFELKENAPANTSAYCLIIHDRVIEYSPLTNVVRKIM from the coding sequence ATGGTTGATATCTTGAACGTTAAAGGtgagccgatctttgacgatcgcaTCATCAAGATGGAGACTCACACGTACAACCCGTATGCCAACACGACATTTGGGAATAGCGATGAGATAAGGATACCAATACAGCAGCAAGATTTATATACGTTACCGTGTGAAAGTTTTCTCTACATCGAAGGAAGATTGACGACAAAGAATGTAAATGCCAATACGCCAGTGCTTGGTTTTAATTGTGTGGGGTacatgtttgatgaaattcgatatgaaCTCAACGGTGTGGAGATTGATCGCTCTAGAAACGTTGGAATGACTAGTATGATGAAAACTTATGTATCAATGTCGGAGTTAAACATAAGGAATCTATTACATGCTGGATTTCCATATGGGGATAGAATAGAAACATTTGATGGatactttaatttttgcatACCGCTTAACGTGCTATTGGGATTTTGTGAAGATTACAAACATGTGATAGTTAATGCTCGTCATGAGttaattttgatacgagcgcgcaatgataacaattgTCTTGTGGGAGATCCAGCGATGGAACCGAAACTCGAATTATTCAAAGTGCAATGGCGTATGCCTCATGTTATGTTAAATGAAGTCAACAAACTATCCATGTTGCGAACCTTGCAGAGCGGGCGATACCTGAGTGTGAGTTTCCGTTCATGGGATCTATATGAGTATCCCTTATTGCCAAGTACGACGAAGCATTCCTGGGCAGTCAAGACTGCAACTCAGCTAGAAAAACCACGATATGTCATTTTTGCTCTGCAgactaatagaaaaaatattatgagagcTGACAAGAGATACCTTGATACCAGTAAAATAACCAATGTAAAACTTTACCTAAACTCCGAATTTTATCCTTACGATGATCTGAATCTAGACTTTGGTAAAGGCAAATACGCTCTCTTATatgacatgtatgcacgttttcGTCCGTCTTATTATCAACATAAATGTTTGGAACCGATGTTTGACGTAGCAGCATTTAGATCTTATGCTATGGCTGTCATTGACTGCTCGCAACAAAACGAGTCTATTAAGAGCGCTACCGTTGATGTGAGATTGGAGTTTGAATTGAAAGAGAATGCACCGGCAAATACTAGCGCCTACTGTCTCAttatacacgatcgcgtgattgaATATTCCCCATTGACCAATGTAGTgcgcaaaatcatgtaa